In the ANME-2 cluster archaeon genome, one interval contains:
- a CDS encoding rhomboid family intramembrane serine protease: protein MGGILTFIISIPFYPNSNMVIASAAIFTLMAVVLLVREASISGRFLSPIGPLAILFFIFNLVAVNSIQSGNVAYISHAIGFITGLFFGANWNKEWKKSLVFTFLLLVLYVIVYHFLVVIYFD from the coding sequence ATGGGAGGAATTCTTACCTTCATAATAAGCATTCCCTTTTATCCAAATTCAAATATGGTGATAGCATCTGCTGCCATATTTACCTTAATGGCTGTAGTATTACTTGTCAGGGAAGCCAGCATTTCAGGCAGGTTCCTTTCACCCATAGGACCCCTGGCAATTTTGTTCTTTATTTTTAATCTGGTTGCAGTTAATTCCATACAATCAGGTAACGTTGCATATATATCACATGCTATAGGCTTTATTACAGGGCTTTTTTTTGGAGCAAACTGGAACAAGGAATGGAAAAAAAGCCTGGTGTTTACCTTTTTATTACTGGTACTTTATGTGATAGTGTATCATTTCCTGGTTGTGATCTATTTTGACTGA